In Gasterosteus aculeatus chromosome 15, fGasAcu3.hap1.1, whole genome shotgun sequence, a single genomic region encodes these proteins:
- the zbtb24 gene encoding zinc finger and BTB domain-containing protein 24 has translation MSHKATDPTAPPVVLHSDSHKQSILSKLDRLRKRDLLCDVTLVVEDVQHKAHRALLAASSEYFSLLFTAEDQNGRSTYQLDGMTAAMFAAVLDFIYTAQVSVEESAAQQLLAAARLVGVNDLVEVLASTSEEAKADAAVVPDLSGCRRGRPKKTLERERVTCEETMVANVDLDVVKESNTKNEADCSSGANQSRKSKRKIRPPVKYKSYKVGGDTARVEDPGKRGRKRKYPNTEPRCHDCGKVFKNHLFLKIHQRTHTGEKPFRCLVCGKSFTQKHTLLVHQRMHTGEKPFVCSVCSKALSTKHALQEHMNLHQGGKPFGCDKCGKTFTQKRQLKSHYRVHTGKSLPECAQCHHKFMDTAQLKKHLRTHTGEKPFTCEICGKCFTAKSTLQTHIRIHRGEKPYDCNVCNKSFSDASARRRHVASHSGKKPFTCSCCSLSFTRLDNLRTHAKSHSKERAAAEDQRGVLQLQQYQLPAAAEQEIQLVVTGDVGNIDFVPGQNQEISIIAAEGDAVDSAHPGLTLLTQSAHQNVALAAQGGLLDQSPRIQTLGVLQGQVTHQPEQMHVITLSKEAMEHLQAHHGAPQPLHMAQRPVQQLQAVPPAAPRDASMGPVSREQHGQAIHISSQGGQPISISQTTEQISSHHIQGQTFQIQAGTVSYLYTTGLPQEG, from the exons ATGTCCCATAAAGCGACAGACCCGACCGCCCCACCTGTGGTCCTCCATTCAGACTCCCATAAGCAGAGCATCCTGAGCAAATTGGACCGGCTCAGGAAAAGGGACCTTCTGTGCGACGTCACCCTGGTGGTGGAAGACGTGCAGCACAAGGCGCACAGAGCGCTGCTGGCAGCGAGCAGCGAGTACTTTTCCCTCCTGTTCACGGCAGAAGATCAGAACGGTCGGTCGACCTACCAGCTGGACGGCATGACGGCGGCGATGTTTGCAGCggtgctggatttcatctacacCGCCCAGGTGTCCGTGGAGGAGAGCGCCGCGCAGCAGCTTCTGGCCGCGGCTCGTCTCGTGGGGGTCAACGACCTGGTCGAGGTGCTCGCGAGCACGAGTGAGGAGGCGAAGGCCGACGCCGCCGTGGTTCCAGATCTGTCCGGCTGCAGAAGAGGCCGACCAAAGAAAACGTTGGAGCGCGAGCGTGTGACATGTGAGGAAACAATGGTTGCAAACGTGGACCTTGATGTGGTTAAAGAGTCGAACACTAAAAATGAGGCAGACTGCAGCTCGGGAGCCAATCAGAGCCGCAAGAGCAAACGCAAAATCCGGCCACCGGTGAAGTACAAGAGCTACAAGGTGGGCGGCGACACGGCGAGGGTGGAAGATCCCGGGAAGAGGGGCAGGAAAAGGAAATACCCCAACACGGAGCCCCGATGCCACGACTGTGGCAAAGTGTTCAAAAACCACCTCTTTTTAAAGATTCACCAGAGGACTCATACAG GAGAGAAGCCCTTTCGGTGTCTGGTTTGTGGAAAGAGTTTTACCCAGAAACACACGCTGCTGGTCCACCAGCGCATGCACACCGGAGAGAAGCCGTTCGTCTGTAGCGTCTGCTCCAAAGCGCTGTCCACCAAACACGCCCTGCAGGAGCACATGAACCTCCACCAAG GGGGGAAACCCTTCGGCTGTGATAAATGTGGGAAGACCTTCACTCAGAAGAGGCAACTTAAAAGCCATTACAGAGTTCATACAG GCAAATCTTTGCCAGAATGTGCTCAGTGTCATCACAAGTTCATGGACACGGCTCAGCTGAAAAAGCACCTGAGGACTCACACAG GTGAGAAGCCTTTCACCTGTGAGATTTGTGGGAAGTGTTTCACAGCCAAGAGCACTCTGCAGACGCACATCAGGATTCACAG AGGCGAGAAGCCCTACGACTGTAACGTCTGCAACAAATCCTTCTCTGACGCCAGCGCGAGGCGGCGGCACGTCGCCTCTCACTCGGGGAAGAAGCCCTTCACCTGCTCGTGCTGCAGCCTCTCCTTCACGCGCCTGGACAACCTGAGGACACACGCCAAGTCGCACAGCAAGGAGAGAGCCGCCGCGGAGGACCAGCGCGGcgtcctgcagctgcagcagtaccagctgcccgccgccgccgagcaGGAGATCCAGCTGGTCGTCACGGGAGACGTGGGCAACATTGACTTTGTGCCGGGTCAGAACCAGGAGATCAGCATCATAGCCGCGGAGGGGGACGCGGTCGACTCGGCCCACCCCGGGCTGACCCTCCTCACCCAGTCGGCACACCAGAACGTGGCTCTGGCCGCTCAGGGAGGCCTGTTGGACCAGAGCCCTCGGATCCAGACTCTGGGTGTGCTGCAGGGCCAGGTGACGCACCAGCCCGAGCAGATGCACGTCATCACCCTGAGCAAGGAGGCCATGGAGCACCTGCAGGCCCACCATGGCGCCCCGCAGCCCCTTCACATGGCGCAGCGACCcgtccagcagctgcaggcggTGCCCCCGGCGGCCCCCCGGGACGCCTCGATGGGGCCGGTGAGCCGGGAGCAGCACGGCCAGGCCATTCACATCAGCAGCCAGGGCGGCCAGCCCATCTCCATCAGCCAGACCACGGAGCAGATCTCCAGCCACCACATCCAGGGACAGACCTTCCAGATCCAGGCGGGCACCGTCTCCTACCTGTACACCACCGGGCTGCCGCAGGAGGGCTGA